The following coding sequences are from one Streptococcus mitis window:
- a CDS encoding metal-sulfur cluster assembly factor → MAYTEEQIENIKTRILSALEEVIDPELGIDIVNLGLIYEIRFDGDTGQTEIDMTLTTMGCPLADLLTDQIYDAMTEVPEVTDTEVKLVWYPAWTVEKMSRYARIALGIK, encoded by the coding sequence ATGGCTTATACAGAAGAGCAAATTGAAAACATCAAAACACGAATTTTATCAGCCTTGGAAGAAGTTATTGACCCTGAGTTGGGAATCGATATTGTCAATCTTGGTTTGATCTATGAAATTCGTTTTGACGGTGACACAGGACAAACAGAGATTGATATGACGTTGACAACCATGGGGTGTCCCCTGGCAGATCTTTTGACAGACCAGATTTATGATGCCATGACAGAGGTGCCAGAAGTAACGGATACTGAGGTTAAATTAGTCTGGTATCCAGCCTGGACAGTTGAAAAAATGAGTCGCTATGCACGCATTGCCCTAGGCATTAAGTAA
- the cpoA gene encoding alpha-galactosylglucosyldiacylglycerol synthase, protein MEKKKLRINMLSSSEKVAGQGVSGAYRELVRLLHRDAKDQLIVTENLPIEADVTHFHTIDFPYYLSTFQKKRSGRKIGYVHFLPDTLEGSLKIPFFLKGIVKRYVFSFYNRMEHLVVVNPMFIEDLVAAGIPREKVTYIPNFVNKEKWHPLPQEEVAKLRTELGLSYNQFIVVGAGQVQKRKGIDDFIRLAEELPQITFIWAGGFSFGGMTDGYERYKKIMENPPKNLIFPGIVSPERMRELYALADLFLLPSYNELFPMTILEAASCEAPIMLRDLDLYKVILEGNYRATADREEMKEAILEYQANPAALKDLKEKAKNISREYSEEHLLQIWLDFYEKQAALGRK, encoded by the coding sequence ATGGAAAAAAAGAAATTACGCATCAATATGTTGAGTTCAAGTGAGAAAGTAGCAGGACAAGGAGTTTCAGGTGCTTACCGTGAATTAGTTCGTCTTCTTCACCGTGATGCCAAGGACCAATTGATTGTTACAGAAAATCTTCCAATCGAAGCCGATGTGACTCACTTTCATACAATTGATTTCCCCTATTATTTATCAACATTTCAAAAGAAACGCTCAGGAAGGAAAATTGGCTATGTGCACTTCTTGCCTGATACACTTGAGGGGAGTTTGAAAATTCCATTTTTCTTAAAGGGAATTGTGAAACGCTATGTATTTTCTTTTTACAACCGAATGGAGCACTTGGTGGTGGTCAATCCTATGTTTATCGAGGATTTGGTGGCAGCTGGTATTCCACGTGAAAAAGTGACTTATATTCCTAACTTTGTAAACAAGGAAAAATGGCATCCTCTTCCACAGGAAGAGGTAGCGAAACTGCGTACAGAGCTAGGTCTTAGTTACAATCAGTTTATCGTAGTAGGTGCTGGTCAAGTTCAGAAGCGCAAAGGGATTGACGATTTTATCCGTCTGGCTGAGGAATTGCCACAAATTACCTTTATCTGGGCAGGTGGTTTCTCTTTTGGTGGCATGACAGATGGTTATGAGCGCTACAAGAAAATTATGGAGAATCCCCCTAAAAATTTGATTTTTCCAGGAATTGTCTCACCAGAGCGGATGCGCGAGTTGTATGCCCTAGCGGATCTTTTCTTGCTTCCTAGTTATAATGAGCTCTTTCCGATGACGATTTTAGAGGCTGCCAGTTGTGAAGCTCCTATTATGTTGCGTGATTTAGATCTTTATAAGGTAATTTTGGAGGGAAATTATCGGGCGACAGCAGATAGAGAAGAGATGAAAGAAGCTATTCTGGAATATCAAGCGAATCCTGCTGCTTTAAAAGATTTGAAAGAAAAAGCTAAGAATATTTCTAGAGAGTATTCAGAAGAGCATCTGTTGCAAATCTGGTTGGACTTTTATGAGAAACAAGCGGCTTTAGGGAGAAAATAA
- the rpoD gene encoding RNA polymerase sigma factor RpoD, with protein sequence MATKQKEVTTFDVQVAEFIRNHKQKGTATDDEINASLVIPFTLDADGIEDLLQRIQDAGISITDNEGNPSARVLSTEEEPELSDEDLIGSTSAKVNDPVRMYLKEIGVVPLLTNEEEKELALAVEAGDIEAKQRLAEANLRLVVSIAKRYVGRGMQFLDLIQEGNMGLMKAVDKFDYSKGFKFSTYATWWIRQAITRAIADQARTIRIPVHMVETINKLVREQRNLLQELGQDPTPEQIAERMDMTPDKVREILKIAQEPVSLETPIGEEDDSHLGDFIEDEVIENPVDYTTRIVLREQLDEVLDTLTDREENVLRLRFGLDDGKMRTLEDVGKVFNVTRERIRQIEAKALRKLRQPSRSKPLRDFIED encoded by the coding sequence ATGGCAACAAAACAAAAAGAAGTAACAACATTTGATGTACAAGTAGCAGAATTTATCCGTAATCATAAACAAAAAGGGACAGCAACGGATGATGAAATTAATGCAAGTCTGGTGATTCCTTTTACCTTGGATGCTGATGGGATTGAAGATCTCTTGCAACGAATTCAGGATGCAGGGATTTCTATCACAGATAACGAAGGAAATCCGAGTGCGCGTGTTCTTAGCACTGAAGAAGAGCCAGAACTCAGTGATGAGGATTTGATTGGTTCAACTTCGGCTAAGGTTAATGACCCTGTCCGTATGTACTTGAAAGAAATTGGGGTCGTTCCTCTCTTGACCAATGAAGAGGAAAAAGAATTAGCACTAGCAGTGGAAGCTGGCGATATCGAAGCCAAACAACGTCTTGCGGAAGCCAACCTTCGTTTGGTTGTTTCTATTGCCAAACGCTATGTCGGGCGTGGTATGCAGTTCCTTGATTTGATTCAAGAAGGAAATATGGGCTTGATGAAGGCTGTTGACAAGTTTGACTATTCTAAAGGGTTCAAGTTTTCAACTTACGCAACTTGGTGGATTCGTCAGGCTATCACTCGTGCTATTGCGGATCAAGCTCGTACTATCCGTATCCCAGTTCACATGGTTGAAACCATCAATAAATTGGTTCGTGAACAGCGTAACCTTCTTCAAGAATTGGGACAAGATCCGACACCAGAACAAATCGCTGAACGTATGGATATGACACCTGATAAGGTTCGTGAAATCTTGAAGATTGCCCAAGAACCAGTATCTCTTGAAACTCCTATTGGTGAAGAGGATGATAGCCACCTTGGAGACTTTATCGAAGATGAAGTGATTGAAAATCCAGTGGACTATACAACTCGTATCGTCTTGCGTGAGCAGTTGGATGAGGTCTTGGATACTCTTACAGACCGTGAAGAAAATGTTTTGCGTCTACGTTTTGGGCTAGATGATGGGAAAATGCGTACCCTTGAAGATGTGGGTAAAGTCTTTAACGTAACCCGTGAGCGAATCCGTCAAATCGAGGCTAAGGCTTTGAGAAAACTACGCCAACCAAGTCGCAGCAAACCGCTTCGTGATTTTATTGAAGACTAA
- the dnaG gene encoding DNA primase encodes MVDKQVIEEIKNNANIVEVIGDVISLQKAGRNYLGLCPFHGEKTPSFNVVEDKQFYHCFGCGRSGDVFKFIEEYQGVPFMEAVQILGQRVGIEVEKPLYSEQKPASAHQALYDMHEDAAKFYHAILMTTTMGEEARNYLYQRGLTDEVLKHFRIGLAPPERNYLYQRLSGQYRDEDFLDSGLFYLSDANQFVDTFHNRIMFPLTNDQGKVIAFSGRIWQKTDSQTSKYKNSRSTVIFNKSYELYHMDRAKKSSGKASEIYLMEGFMDVIAAYRAGIENAVASMGTALSREHVEHLKRLTKKLVLVYDGDKAGQAATLKALDEIGDMPVQIISMPDNLDPDEYLQKNGPEDLAYLLTKTRISPIEFYIHQYKPENSENLQAQIEFIEKIAPLIVQEKSITAQNSYIHILADSLASFDYAQIEQIVNESRQAQRQNRMEGISRPTQITMPVTKQLSAIMRAEAHLLYRMVESPLVLNDYRLREDFAFDTPEFQVLYDLLGQYGNLPPEVLAEQTEEVERAWYQVLAQDLPAEMSPQELSEVEMTRNKALLNQDNMRIKKKVQEASHVGDTDTALEELERLISQKRRME; translated from the coding sequence ATGGTTGACAAACAAGTCATTGAAGAAATCAAAAACAATGCCAACATTGTGGAAGTCATAGGAGATGTGATTTCTTTACAAAAGGCAGGACGGAACTATCTAGGGCTCTGTCCTTTTCATGGTGAAAAAACACCTTCTTTCAACGTTGTAGAGGACAAGCAGTTTTACCACTGTTTTGGTTGTGGGCGCTCAGGTGATGTCTTTAAATTCATCGAGGAGTATCAAGGAGTTCCCTTTATGGAGGCTGTCCAAATCTTAGGTCAGCGTGTCGGGATAGAGGTGGAAAAACCGCTTTATAGTGAACAGAAGCCAGCTTCAGCCCACCAAGCTCTTTATGATATGCACGAAGATGCAGCCAAATTTTACCATGCTATTCTCATGACAACGACCATGGGGGAGGAGGCCAGAAACTACCTTTATCAGCGTGGTTTGACAGATGAAGTGCTCAAACATTTTCGGATTGGTTTAGCACCTCCAGAACGAAACTATCTCTATCAACGTTTGTCTGGTCAGTATCGTGATGAGGATTTCCTAGATTCAGGATTGTTTTATCTCTCGGATGCTAATCAATTTGTAGATACATTTCACAATCGGATCATGTTTCCCCTGACAAATGACCAGGGAAAGGTTATTGCCTTCTCAGGTCGTATCTGGCAGAAAACGGATTCACAAACTTCTAAGTATAAAAATAGCCGATCGACTGTAATTTTTAACAAAAGTTACGAATTATATCATATGGATAGGGCAAAAAAATCTTCTGGAAAAGCCAGTGAGATTTATCTGATGGAAGGATTCATGGATGTCATTGCAGCCTATCGGGCTGGAATCGAAAATGCTGTGGCGTCCATGGGAACGGCCTTGAGTCGTGAGCATGTTGAGCATCTGAAAAGGCTAACTAAGAAGTTAGTACTTGTTTACGATGGCGATAAGGCTGGGCAAGCTGCGACATTGAAAGCGCTGGACGAAATTGGTGACATGCCTGTGCAGATTATCAGCATGCCTGATAACTTGGATCCAGATGAATATCTACAAAAAAATGGACCAGAAGACTTGGCCTATCTATTAACAAAAACTCGTATTAGTCCGATTGAGTTCTACATTCACCAGTACAAACCTGAAAATAGTGAAAATCTGCAGGCTCAGATTGAGTTTATTGAAAAAATAGCTCCCTTGATTGTTCAAGAAAAGTCTATCACTGCTCAAAACAGTTATATTCATATTTTAGCTGACAGTCTGGCATCCTTTGATTATGCCCAGATTGAGCAGATTGTTAATGAAAGCCGTCAGGCACAAAGGCAGAATCGCATGGAAGGAATTTCCAGACCGACGCAAATCACTATGCCTGTCACCAAGCAGTTATCAGCTATTATGAGGGCAGAAGCTCATCTACTTTATCGAATGGTGGAATCTCCTCTTGTTTTGAACGATTACCGTTTGCGAGAAGATTTTGCATTTGACACACCTGAATTTCAGGTCTTATATGACTTGCTTGGTCAGTATGGCAATCTTCCTCCAGAAGTTCTAGCAGAACAGACAGAGGAAGTTGAAAGAGCTTGGTACCAAGTCTTAGCTCAGGATTTGCCTGCTGAGATGTCACCTCAGGAACTTAGTGAAGTAGAAATGACTCGAAACAAGGCACTCTTGAATCAGGACAATATGAGAATCAAAAAGAAGGTGCAGGAAGCGAGCCATGTAGGAGATACCGACACAGCCCTAGAAGAATTGGAACGTTTAATTTCCCAAAAGAGAAGAATGGAGTAA
- a CDS encoding ABC transporter ATP-binding protein encodes MTAIVELKNATKVVKNGFDEEKIILNDVSLEIFEQDFITILGGNGAGKSTLFNTIAGTLSLTSGTIRILGEDVTKFSPEKRAKYLSRVFQDPKMGTAPRMTVAENLLIAKFRGEKRGLLPRRLASYKDEFQATIEKVGNGLEKHLNTPIEFLSGGQRQALSLLMATLKRPELLLLDEHTAALDPKTSVALMELTDEFVKKDQLTALMITHHMEDALKYGNRLIVMKEGRIIQDLNQEEKAKMKISDYYQLFE; translated from the coding sequence ATGACAGCAATTGTAGAATTAAAAAATGCAACCAAAGTCGTTAAAAATGGCTTTGATGAAGAAAAGATTATTTTAAATGATGTTTCCTTAGAAATTTTTGAACAGGATTTTATCACGATTTTGGGTGGAAATGGTGCTGGTAAATCGACCCTCTTTAACACCATTGCAGGAACCTTGTCATTAACCAGTGGAACCATTCGTATTTTGGGCGAAGATGTAACCAAGTTTTCACCAGAGAAGCGAGCTAAGTATCTGTCTCGTGTTTTCCAAGATCCCAAGATGGGGACAGCTCCTCGTATGACAGTGGCTGAAAATCTTTTGATTGCCAAGTTTCGTGGTGAAAAGCGTGGATTGTTACCAAGACGTCTGGCTAGCTATAAGGATGAATTTCAGGCAACTATTGAAAAAGTAGGAAACGGTCTTGAGAAACATTTGAATACACCGATTGAGTTCTTATCAGGTGGACAAAGACAGGCCTTGAGTCTCTTGATGGCAACCTTGAAGCGTCCTGAATTACTCTTGCTAGACGAGCATACTGCGGCCTTGGATCCAAAGACCAGTGTGGCACTCATGGAATTGACAGACGAATTTGTCAAGAAAGATCAATTGACAGCGCTTATGATTACTCATCATATGGAAGATGCTCTCAAATATGGCAATCGTTTGATTGTCATGAAAGAAGGACGAATTATCCAAGATTTGAACCAAGAAGAAAAAGCAAAAATGAAAATCTCTGATTATTATCAACTCTTTGAATAA